The bacterium genome contains the following window.
TGCCCGGGAGGGGAGTCCGGGGGACATCCTCTTCACTTTTTTTCCTGGCCCTCAAGCCGGGCCAGGAAAAGCTTGGTCCATCGATATCTATTGGATGCTTTGGGGTGATCGACGGCCCAAAAGCCGTTCCGAGGAGTCCCCCGGACTCCCCTCCCTACCTTGGGCAGTAAGCAAAACTTCTTGTGCCATAGTTTCTTCTGGCCCCGAACGGGCGGCCGGGCGGGGGCCCCTGGACAAGACCCCAAGCCGTGATTATCTTTACCAGGCCAAACCCGCAAAAAAAGCCTCGACTTTTCAAGCGGCATTAAGCTAAAAGCCTGCGCCCTTCAAGGAGTTAGACTATATGCGCAATATCGCCAAGGTACGTAACATCGGGATTTCGGCCCACATCGACTCGGGTAAGACCACCCTGTCGGAACGCATCCTCTTCTACACCAACAAGATCCATAAGATCGAAGAGGTCCGCGGCAAATCGGGCGTCGGCGCCACCATGGACTTCATGGACCTGGAGCGCGAGAAGGGCATCACCATCCAATCGGCCGCCACCTATGCCGAGTGGAAGGACAACATCATCAATCTGATCGACACCCCCGGCCACGTCGACTTCACCATCGAGGTCGAGCGGGCCCTCCGCGTCCTCGACGGCGCGGTCCTGGTCCTTTGCGCCGTTTCCGGCGTCCAGAGCCAATCGATCACGGTCGACCGTCAGATGACTCGCTACCATGTCCCGCGCATCGCCTTCGTCAACAAGATGGACCGGGCCGGTGCCGATCCGGTGCGCTGCATGCACCAGCTCCGCGACAAGCTCGGACATAACGCCCATTTGATCTGCCTGCCGATCGGCGCCGAGGATCGTTTCCAAGGCATCATCGACTTGGTCGAGATGAAAGCCGTGTATTTCGACGGCGATAACGGCGAAAAGATCCGAATCGAAGAGATCCCGGCCGACCTCCAGGCCGAGGCCAAAGAGCGCCGTCACGAGTTGATCGCCGCCATGGGCGATTTCGACGACCACATCGCCGAGCTTTACCTCGAGGACAAGGAGGTCTCGCCCAACGCGCTGCGCAAGGCGATCCGCACCGCCACCCTGAGCCTCAAGTTCATCCCGGTCATGATGGGCTCGGCCTACAAGAACAAGGGCGTCCAGGTCCTGCTCGACGCGGTCGGCTACTATTTGCCCGATCCCTCCGAGGTCAAGAACGAGGCCCACGACCAGCGGAACAACGAGGAGAAAATGGTCCTCGAGTCGAATGCCGACAAGCCTTTCGTCGGCCTGGCCTTCAAGCTGGAAGACGGCCGCTACGGCCAGCTGACCTATATGCGAATTTACCAAGGCCAGGTCGCCAAGGGTGACTGGATCGTCAACTCGACCAACGAGAAGAAGGTCAAGGTGCCCCGCCTGGTCCGCATGCACGCCGACGAGATGCACGACATCGACGTGGCCTATGCCGGCGACATCGTCGCGATGTTCGGCGTCGAGTGCGCCTCCGGCGACACCTTCACCGACGGCACCATCCGCTACACCATGACCTCGATGCACGTCCCGGCCGCGGTTATCAGCCTAGCCGTCGCGCCCAAGGACAAGGGCGCCACCGCCAACTTCTCCAAGGCCTTGAACCGTTTCTCCAAGGAAGACCCCACTTTCCGCGTCCACCGCGACGAGGAAAGCGCCCAGACCATCATTTCAGGCATGGGCGAGCTTCATTTGGAAATCTACATCGAGCGGATGAAGCGGGAATACAGCTGCGAGGTCATCGCCGGTAAGCCTCAAGTCGCCTACCGCGAGACCATCACCAAGAAGACCGATTTCATGTACCAGCATAAGAAGCAGACCGGCGGCAGCGGCCAATACGCCAAGATCGCCGGCATCTTCGAGCCCCTGCCGCCCGACGCGGTGGAGACCTACGAGTTCGTCGATGAAATCGTCGGCGGCAAGATCCCGCGCGAATTCATCCCGGCCTGCGACAAGGGCTTCCAAGAGCAGCTCAAGAAGGGTCTCTTGATCGGATTCCCGGTCGTCGGCGTCCGCGTCATCATCAACGACGGCGCTTACCATGACGTCGACTCCTCCGAAATGGCGTTCAAGATCTGCGCCATGACCGCGGTCCGCGAGTTCTATGGCAAGTGCGCCCCGACCATCCTCGAGCCGATCATGCGGCTCCAGACCCAGGCTCCCGAAGAGTTCCAGGGCCAAGTGGTCGGCCAGATCAACCAGCGCCGCGGCGTCATCGTCAGCACCGGGACGGTCAACAAATACGTCCAGGTCGACGCCGAGGTCCCGCTCTCCGAAATGTTCGGTTATTCGACCGACCTCCGCTCCGGCACCCAGGGCAAGGGCGAATTCCAGATGGAATTCCTCAAGTACGCCCCGGTCCCCCGGAACGTCCAGGACGAGCTGGTCAAGATCTACCAAGAGAAGCGAGCCGCGGAGAACAAATGAGCCGGCGCTGGTCCGAATTGGAAGTCGAGCTGACGGGCTTGAGACAAGCTTTTCAAGCCACCGTCAACCGGCTCTGGGACCTCAAGCTTTCCCTGCAATCTGCCTATCGAAATGGTCATCAAGACAAGGATTTTTTGCCGCGGCGCCTCCGGGTCCTGGACGAGGAGGAAACCACCCGTCTCCGCCTCCTGCTCGACCGACTCCAGGAGCTGCTGGGTTATTCCCGTGACTTACCGGTCGCCTTGGCCAGCGATGAGGAGCGCGAAGCCCTCCAGAGCATCCACCGCATCCTCCGCTATCTTAAGAATGCCTACGCCTCCGAAACTTCGCTGGCTTGCAGCCTGACCCGCTTCGACCGATCCCTCCCGGCCCTCTCTCGTCCCTAGGTTTCTGGCCTCCCTATTAAAATATTTTGTACACAAATTAAATTTCCATATAATGGCAGGTACCTATCATTCGGGTAAGGGTTATAAGGGAGGGATAGGGATGCATTGCTACTTCAAGACTCTTACCTACGAGACTAGCCAAAACAACCTAGCCGACGTCGAACCCAAGCTGGTGCCGTACCTGAGTGAGTTCGATTATTTCTCCATCCATGACCTGACCGACGCGAGCCGGGATTGGGTCCGGGAGAGCGGAATCAGGGACGGGCTCCTGACCTGCCAAGTCCATCACACGACCTGTCTCCTGGCGGTCAACGAGCTCGACGAGCCCTGCCTGCTCGGCGACATCAACTGCCTATTGCGGGACATGGTTCCGCGCAACAAGCCGTATCTGCACAACAGCAAGATACGAACCAAGAACCTCAGCTGCGACGACAAGAAGTGCGACCGCAACGCCGACGCCCACATGAAATCCTTCATGTGCAACGGCGCCTCGCAGACCTTGATCGTCAAGGATGGGGTGCCGCTCTACGGGCAATGGCAGAAGCTCTGCCTGATCGACCTGGATGGACCGCGGGAGAGGAAGATCACCGTGCAAATTATGGGCGAGTGAGAGGGTCGTGGACCTCGGCGCTGGCTTGGGTGTTTCTGCCCGGTCGGGGAGCCCGGGGACATCCTCCTCACTTTTTTCCCCGGCCCTCAAGCCGGGCCGGGGAAAGCTTGGTCCATCGATATCTATTGGATGCTTTAGGGTGATCGACGGCCCAAAAGCCGTTCGGAGGAGTCCCCAGGCCCCCGACCTACCGCTGTGCTAAGGTCATCCTGAGCGGAGCGAAGGATCTGCAACCTACCAAGGTTTTATGAAAAACTCATTCTCTTCGTATGCACTTAAGGGAATTCCGAAGATGCGAAGCTGCTTTGGAGTCCCTTAGCCTCTTGGCCAGTCGCAGATCCTTCGCTCCGCTCAGGATGACAGGTAAGCCAGCACAGTGATAGGTCGGGGGCTGGGTGGGGATGCCTCTCCCAGAATATCTCTGCAGGAGGGAGGGCGTAGGAGGGTTAAAAAATCCGACGGAGCCAAAAACTTGGGGGCTGACGAAGGAAGCCACCAAGTTTTATGGCGAAGCGGATTTTTTAGCCCGAAAGCCCGACCGGGCAGAATTCTGGGAGAGGCATCCCCACCCCGACCCCGACCGGGCAAAGGCGCCAAAGCCAGCCGCACTACGTCTTCCCGCGCAGCGGATCCTCCGGCCAAGCATGCTTCGGATACCGG
Protein-coding sequences here:
- the fusA gene encoding elongation factor G produces the protein MRNIAKVRNIGISAHIDSGKTTLSERILFYTNKIHKIEEVRGKSGVGATMDFMDLEREKGITIQSAATYAEWKDNIINLIDTPGHVDFTIEVERALRVLDGAVLVLCAVSGVQSQSITVDRQMTRYHVPRIAFVNKMDRAGADPVRCMHQLRDKLGHNAHLICLPIGAEDRFQGIIDLVEMKAVYFDGDNGEKIRIEEIPADLQAEAKERRHELIAAMGDFDDHIAELYLEDKEVSPNALRKAIRTATLSLKFIPVMMGSAYKNKGVQVLLDAVGYYLPDPSEVKNEAHDQRNNEEKMVLESNADKPFVGLAFKLEDGRYGQLTYMRIYQGQVAKGDWIVNSTNEKKVKVPRLVRMHADEMHDIDVAYAGDIVAMFGVECASGDTFTDGTIRYTMTSMHVPAAVISLAVAPKDKGATANFSKALNRFSKEDPTFRVHRDEESAQTIISGMGELHLEIYIERMKREYSCEVIAGKPQVAYRETITKKTDFMYQHKKQTGGSGQYAKIAGIFEPLPPDAVETYEFVDEIVGGKIPREFIPACDKGFQEQLKKGLLIGFPVVGVRVIINDGAYHDVDSSEMAFKICAMTAVREFYGKCAPTILEPIMRLQTQAPEEFQGQVVGQINQRRGVIVSTGTVNKYVQVDAEVPLSEMFGYSTDLRSGTQGKGEFQMEFLKYAPVPRNVQDELVKIYQEKRAAENK
- a CDS encoding secondary thiamine-phosphate synthase enzyme YjbQ encodes the protein MHCYFKTLTYETSQNNLADVEPKLVPYLSEFDYFSIHDLTDASRDWVRESGIRDGLLTCQVHHTTCLLAVNELDEPCLLGDINCLLRDMVPRNKPYLHNSKIRTKNLSCDDKKCDRNADAHMKSFMCNGASQTLIVKDGVPLYGQWQKLCLIDLDGPRERKITVQIMGE